The bacterium genome has a segment encoding these proteins:
- a CDS encoding MotA/TolQ/ExbB proton channel family protein, with protein MNDVSIIDMMIRGWPVLAILLVMSIFSVTIIVDRVRLIRRFKVNERSFMARLLRILAEQGHAAALEFCRKYDFPIAAVSAEILSQPGGREAKERAMQHGIQAQERKLGAMVPVLGTVAGTAPFVGLFGTVIGIIKAFASIAANSGGGPEVVSAGIAEALITTACGLVVAIPALIGYNYCIHMTEVLMTDAELLAFDLIETLCPEGKPA; from the coding sequence GGCCATTCTGCTGGTGATGTCCATTTTTTCCGTGACCATTATCGTGGACCGGGTGCGCCTCATCCGCCGTTTCAAAGTCAATGAGCGCTCCTTCATGGCGCGCCTGCTCCGTATTCTTGCCGAACAAGGGCACGCCGCAGCGTTGGAGTTCTGCCGCAAATACGACTTCCCGATTGCCGCGGTGTCCGCTGAAATCCTGTCCCAGCCCGGTGGACGCGAAGCCAAGGAGCGGGCGATGCAACATGGCATTCAGGCGCAGGAGCGAAAACTGGGTGCCATGGTTCCGGTACTCGGCACCGTCGCAGGCACGGCCCCCTTTGTGGGTCTGTTCGGTACCGTCATCGGGATCATCAAGGCCTTTGCCAGTATTGCCGCCAATAGCGGCGGCGGCCCGGAAGTGGTCTCGGCCGGTATCGCCGAGGCCCTGATCACCACCGCCTGTGGTCTGGTGGTCGCGATTCCCGCCCTGATCGGCTACAACTACTGCATCCACATGACCGAAGTCCTGATGACCGATGCGGAACTCCTGGCGTTTGACCTGATCGAGACGCTCTGTCCGGAAGGCAAGCCCGCGTGA
- a CDS encoding biopolymer transporter ExbD, translating to MKAPSRASGKHRIMADINMIPFIDVSLVLLLIFMIMTPLMVRSQLKINLPSTKDSQQDITRKETIQVQVDRTGTAYLSGMPVAPDLLESRLRQLLKDPNQPVVVEADKDVPFQFVITVMDAAKRIGALKLAVCVKKQGKK from the coding sequence GTGAAGGCCCCCTCCCGGGCGTCCGGCAAGCACCGCATCATGGCGGACATCAATATGATCCCGTTCATTGATGTATCGCTGGTATTGCTGCTGATCTTCATGATCATGACCCCGCTGATGGTGCGTTCCCAGCTGAAGATCAACCTGCCAAGCACCAAGGACTCCCAGCAGGACATTACCCGCAAGGAAACCATTCAGGTTCAGGTCGACCGGACCGGTACGGCCTATCTTTCCGGCATGCCGGTGGCACCCGACCTGCTTGAGAGCCGTCTGCGCCAGCTTTTGAAAGATCCGAATCAGCCCGTTGTGGTCGAGGCCGACAAGGACGTTCCCTTCCAGTTCGTGATCACCGTCATGGATGCGGCCAAACGCATTGGCGCCCTCAAACTCGCCGTCTGCGTGAAGAAGCAGGGAAAGAAATGA
- a CDS encoding glycosyltransferase family 87 protein: MKQSSISPQKWILLISLVISTMMLAFTAHAFKKAARGDLCDFQAYYVAAKALCEHNDPYVFAERPYIYPPLFATLCMPLALLPANIAAMAYVPVMVAAILLSFSWGVREILRRFNVPVTPLLFGITLLISFAIMEDRIKSDLQMFQVNSLLLFLLVLSLRWLDRRPFLAGAALGLAMNIKAFPIIMLPYLLFRRRYRSAASMVITTIAFGLLPAGALGWKTNLQYLAQSSGGFLSLLGIQTGVHQKAQIKDVTASYSVSLPSGIVRMVGPGHELLAWAAVGTIFLAIIVFGAWVYRRGGIPRLHWPDASQQQQQPWQALIALEWAVLIALALIFSPQTNSRHLLMLAPLPMLGAAMLVKSFPKPGWIWVLTGTALAWASITLPPGSFRILFLHTAHVFWQFVGGPSWILLAAIPPLLWGAIRVVKSLTPDESVIGVTPTEFRTDNACEGAKPTHGDNGDRET; encoded by the coding sequence ATGAAACAGAGTAGCATTTCACCCCAAAAATGGATCCTTCTCATTTCCCTTGTCATCAGCACCATGATGCTTGCCTTCACGGCTCACGCCTTTAAAAAAGCGGCCCGCGGCGACCTCTGCGATTTTCAGGCCTATTATGTTGCCGCCAAAGCGCTCTGCGAACACAACGACCCATACGTTTTCGCGGAAAGACCATATATTTACCCTCCTCTCTTTGCGACACTCTGCATGCCTTTGGCCTTACTTCCCGCCAATATTGCGGCCATGGCTTACGTACCGGTCATGGTCGCCGCGATCCTGCTTTCCTTTTCCTGGGGAGTCCGGGAAATCCTGCGTAGGTTCAATGTTCCTGTCACCCCCCTTCTGTTCGGAATTACGCTCCTCATTTCATTTGCGATCATGGAGGACCGGATCAAGTCCGATCTGCAGATGTTTCAAGTCAACTCCCTTCTGCTATTCCTCCTAGTTCTTTCGTTACGCTGGCTCGATCGCCGCCCATTTTTGGCGGGAGCCGCCCTCGGCTTGGCGATGAACATCAAAGCCTTCCCTATCATCATGTTGCCTTACCTTTTATTCAGGCGACGGTACCGGTCCGCAGCGTCCATGGTGATAACCACGATAGCATTCGGACTACTCCCGGCGGGAGCGCTTGGATGGAAAACAAATCTGCAATATCTGGCGCAGTCCTCGGGAGGGTTCCTGTCACTTCTCGGAATACAAACTGGGGTTCATCAAAAAGCCCAGATCAAGGATGTGACGGCCTCCTATAGCGTTTCGCTCCCCAGCGGCATTGTTAGAATGGTTGGCCCCGGCCATGAACTCCTGGCTTGGGCCGCCGTGGGAACCATCTTCCTGGCGATCATTGTTTTCGGCGCATGGGTCTATCGGCGGGGCGGCATCCCCCGACTTCACTGGCCCGACGCGAGTCAACAGCAACAGCAACCCTGGCAAGCCTTAATCGCCTTGGAGTGGGCGGTTCTGATCGCGCTGGCGCTTATCTTCAGTCCACAGACTAATTCCCGTCATCTTCTCATGCTGGCGCCCCTGCCCATGTTGGGCGCGGCCATGCTGGTCAAGTCCTTCCCGAAGCCGGGGTGGATCTGGGTTCTGACCGGAACAGCCCTCGCCTGGGCCAGCATCACCCTTCCCCCGGGCAGTTTCAGAATTTTATTTCTCCACACCGCCCATGTATTCTGGCAATTTGTGGGTGGCCCATCCTGGATCCTGCTGGCCGCCATCCCACCGCTGCTATGGGGTGCAATAAGGGTTGTCAAAAGCCTGACACCCGACGAATCAGTTATTGGTGTTACTCCAACAGAATTCAGAACGGACAACGCTTGCGAAGGAGCTAAGCCTACGCATGGAGACAATGGCGATCGAGAAACATGA
- a CDS encoding glycosyltransferase family 4 protein, whose product MKVLLVAGVGDRPEAYLFPELAARGVQVKLLCDSTSPYFDSLKESGFPMTHFVMKARIDPAAIRVLWRTLRTDSYDIVHAFNSRALSNSLLASMGMNLKRIGFCGTMGHLKRWDPSARLAVLSSRADRIVCVSRAVKGYLRELGVPDSRLLTIYAGHDPSWFAPAPRSALREFGIPDNAVVIACTAKARPIKGVPILMQAVRRLAADFPVHVLLIGQNDDAEISELLGDHVLRERIHLTGFRMDAPALMGACDLFVMPTLRNEGLSKAVAEAMCMGVPSIISAVGGMVELVENGKTGLIVPPGDPAPLAEAITKYVRDPLMRKQHGASARERLLASFSFTQMADQTVAMYRSLVA is encoded by the coding sequence ATGAAAGTATTACTGGTAGCGGGGGTTGGTGATCGGCCGGAAGCGTATCTTTTTCCGGAACTGGCGGCTAGGGGCGTGCAGGTTAAGCTCCTTTGCGATTCCACATCCCCATACTTTGATTCCCTGAAGGAATCGGGTTTCCCGATGACCCATTTTGTCATGAAGGCCCGGATTGATCCTGCGGCGATTCGAGTCCTCTGGCGGACACTTCGGACAGATTCTTATGATATTGTGCACGCGTTTAATAGCCGGGCACTTTCGAATAGCCTGCTTGCCTCTATGGGAATGAACCTGAAACGCATCGGGTTTTGTGGTACCATGGGACATCTCAAACGGTGGGACCCCTCAGCCCGCTTGGCGGTGTTGAGTTCACGCGCCGACCGGATTGTATGCGTCTCACGGGCGGTTAAGGGTTATCTTCGCGAACTTGGAGTCCCCGACAGTCGCCTTCTCACGATTTATGCCGGGCACGATCCGTCCTGGTTTGCTCCTGCGCCCCGCTCGGCTCTTCGGGAGTTTGGCATCCCGGATAATGCCGTGGTAATTGCCTGTACTGCGAAGGCCCGACCGATCAAGGGGGTGCCCATCCTCATGCAGGCGGTTCGCCGCCTGGCGGCTGATTTCCCCGTCCATGTCCTGCTGATCGGACAAAATGACGATGCTGAAATCAGCGAACTTCTTGGCGATCATGTGTTGCGCGAGCGAATTCACCTGACTGGCTTTCGAATGGATGCACCAGCACTGATGGGGGCCTGCGACTTGTTTGTGATGCCGACTCTCAGGAATGAAGGGTTATCCAAGGCCGTCGCGGAGGCGATGTGCATGGGTGTGCCCTCCATCATATCGGCCGTTGGTGGAATGGTGGAACTCGTGGAGAATGGTAAAACCGGGCTAATCGTTCCCCCGGGAGATCCTGCCCCGTTAGCGGAGGCGATAACGAAATATGTCCGCGACCCCTTGATGCGGAAACAGCATGGTGCTTCCGCCCGTGAACGTCTGCTCGCTTCTTTTTCATTCACGCAAATGGCAGATCAGACGGTGGCGATGTATCGTTCCCTTGTCGCGTAA
- a CDS encoding phosphatase PAP2 family protein: MKVPGKHRYAAPLLTVALVLAVAVFAYPHDTQIFRAMQSLSIRAGKFHVIREFLEMFRPFGQADVILVIAAGMGLCGARRRALHIILALAVMSLLIWPVKVGVGRERPAFKNFQSFPSGDVATAAAFVTPLVGLSYWMAPAAVFGTGGVALERVYYGRHYASDALAGAGFGVLSAVIAMAILRRWRWRPKRCWFVLAGLLLMVTPLIASLLRSRGAPYLFDVLRVWGPFGAFLISARLIPGLIRKRRTKTGLPPRPFSSGGVGVQMLLVASIAGGFMLLVTPWFMPVFGLRLPLVTMGLITLAMARSVWRLNRKKRGEAIPAVTLMGLVCALLSTGLALLPAFLAYRDSVLTF; encoded by the coding sequence ATGAAAGTCCCAGGAAAACATCGATACGCTGCGCCCCTTTTGACGGTGGCGCTGGTCTTGGCCGTGGCGGTATTCGCCTATCCCCATGATACTCAGATCTTCCGTGCCATGCAGTCACTCTCCATCCGGGCAGGAAAATTCCATGTTATACGGGAATTTCTAGAGATGTTCCGCCCCTTCGGGCAGGCGGATGTCATTTTGGTGATTGCTGCCGGCATGGGGTTGTGCGGGGCGCGCCGCCGCGCCCTGCATATCATTCTGGCGCTTGCGGTGATGAGCCTTCTAATCTGGCCGGTCAAGGTCGGGGTCGGCCGGGAGCGCCCCGCCTTCAAGAACTTCCAGTCGTTCCCCAGCGGAGATGTTGCCACAGCTGCCGCATTTGTGACGCCGCTGGTAGGCTTATCTTACTGGATGGCCCCTGCCGCGGTCTTTGGGACCGGGGGCGTTGCCCTGGAACGGGTATATTATGGCCGCCACTATGCCAGCGATGCCCTGGCGGGGGCCGGATTTGGAGTTTTGTCCGCTGTCATCGCCATGGCTATTCTTCGACGGTGGCGGTGGCGCCCCAAACGGTGCTGGTTCGTTCTGGCGGGGCTTCTCCTGATGGTAACCCCATTGATTGCCAGCCTCCTGCGTTCCCGCGGGGCACCCTATCTTTTCGATGTTCTTCGTGTCTGGGGGCCTTTTGGCGCCTTCCTCATTTCGGCACGCCTAATTCCCGGTTTGATCCGGAAACGCAGAACGAAGACCGGTCTCCCTCCGCGACCATTCTCCTCCGGTGGAGTCGGGGTCCAAATGTTGCTGGTCGCCAGTATCGCGGGAGGCTTCATGCTTCTGGTCACCCCCTGGTTTATGCCCGTCTTCGGGCTACGCCTCCCCCTTGTGACTATGGGACTGATTACCCTGGCCATGGCTCGCAGCGTCTGGCGGTTGAACCGGAAAAAGCGAGGGGAGGCCATCCCCGCTGTAACGCTCATGGGCCTGGTGTGTGCGCTCCTGTCGACCGGACTCGCGCTCCTTCCTGCCTTTCTCGCTTATCGGGATTCGGTGCTGACTTTCTAG
- a CDS encoding glycosyltransferase family protein yields MIGDVLFIINGLGMGNSTRCHAIIEHLMDQGIRIHVLTSGNGLMYFSGVKEIASLTPMESFFYSGKNGGVSGWRTFASIHALYGRATVKKRQLEAFLQTHHIDVAVVDSEYITSPLRRRKIPIIGLNNADVVVSEYLKLKNPPPEIRSHFWLVEFTDYLFHRFFCNWVISPSAVPGELRHSRIRRVGLIVRRSILNVLPAEPSVPVHPAEMKSMVFLLSGSVYASQIEMGDGKFAFPVDVVGREGENIGDVTYRGRMMDNIAYLQKADAMVINGGFSAVSEAMALGKITFVIPVPGHAEQHINARILADMGYGYVVKENEVVAKLKELCRGNHWEGLKPRQPILGVQGAREAADIISEVVRNRCPKS; encoded by the coding sequence ATGATAGGTGATGTTCTTTTCATAATCAACGGGTTAGGGATGGGGAACAGTACCCGTTGCCATGCCATCATAGAACATCTCATGGATCAGGGGATCCGGATCCATGTACTCACATCGGGAAACGGGCTCATGTATTTCTCTGGCGTCAAGGAAATTGCCTCGCTGACTCCGATGGAGTCTTTTTTTTATTCAGGCAAAAACGGCGGAGTGAGCGGGTGGCGGACTTTCGCTTCTATTCACGCGTTATATGGTCGCGCTACGGTCAAAAAGCGGCAGCTTGAAGCCTTCCTCCAAACACATCACATTGATGTTGCCGTGGTTGACTCGGAATACATCACCTCGCCGTTGCGCAGACGAAAAATCCCCATCATCGGACTGAACAACGCCGATGTGGTGGTCTCGGAATACTTGAAGCTGAAAAATCCGCCCCCCGAAATCCGCAGCCATTTCTGGCTCGTTGAATTTACGGACTACCTGTTCCACCGGTTTTTCTGCAATTGGGTGATTAGTCCTTCTGCAGTTCCCGGAGAACTCCGTCATTCCCGTATTCGGCGCGTGGGGCTCATTGTCCGCCGATCGATCCTCAACGTGCTTCCTGCGGAGCCCTCGGTCCCGGTACACCCGGCGGAGATGAAGTCCATGGTGTTTCTGTTGAGCGGTTCCGTATACGCCTCCCAGATCGAGATGGGGGACGGAAAATTTGCGTTCCCGGTTGATGTGGTTGGCCGGGAGGGTGAGAACATCGGGGATGTGACTTATCGTGGACGGATGATGGACAACATCGCGTATCTTCAAAAGGCTGACGCCATGGTCATCAATGGCGGCTTTTCGGCGGTCAGCGAAGCCATGGCGCTCGGAAAAATCACTTTTGTCATTCCCGTCCCTGGCCATGCGGAACAGCACATCAACGCCCGGATCCTTGCCGACATGGGGTACGGCTATGTTGTCAAGGAGAACGAGGTGGTAGCCAAACTCAAGGAGTTGTGCCGGGGCAACCACTGGGAGGGTTTGAAGCCGCGCCAACCCATCTTGGGTGTGCAGGGTGCCCGCGAAGCTGCGGATATCATCAGTGAGGTTGTGCGGAATCGGTGTCCCAAGTCCTGA
- a CDS encoding ChbG/HpnK family deacetylase, which translates to MIVCADDFGLSSDIDRAILQLSESGRISAVSCMVGLSHFDRVAFSKLLRLGGRVDIGLHLTLTDIPPLHAVSGVVSLLQSRGVFHPMDVLLRRGVLGRIKPDDVTRETQSQYDRFIQFAGRPPDYLDSHLHIHQFPGVREGILKFLDGMGPEAAPYVRNSAMTLRKIIRQGVSPLKCMAIGFLGNHFRKALQLRGLKTNDGFAGIYAYDGHRAYPEYLRRFVDCMESRNGILMTHPGESEAWRKCEYKTLLESDNLPGLLNRFGG; encoded by the coding sequence ATGATCGTGTGTGCCGATGATTTCGGGTTGTCCAGTGACATTGATCGCGCCATTCTCCAACTTTCGGAAAGCGGCAGGATTTCAGCAGTGTCATGCATGGTGGGCCTCAGCCACTTCGACCGGGTGGCGTTTTCAAAACTGCTCCGTTTGGGAGGCCGGGTGGATATCGGTCTTCATCTGACACTTACGGATATTCCGCCCCTCCATGCCGTATCCGGTGTGGTTTCGCTGCTCCAGTCAAGGGGTGTTTTTCATCCCATGGATGTCTTACTGAGGCGGGGAGTGCTGGGGCGGATCAAACCGGATGATGTGACTCGCGAGACTCAAAGTCAGTATGATCGCTTCATTCAGTTTGCAGGACGTCCTCCGGACTATCTGGATAGTCATCTCCACATTCATCAGTTCCCGGGTGTCCGGGAAGGTATTCTGAAGTTTCTGGACGGGATGGGACCTGAAGCCGCGCCCTATGTCCGGAATTCCGCCATGACCCTCCGTAAAATCATCCGGCAGGGAGTCTCTCCCTTGAAATGTATGGCCATCGGTTTTTTGGGAAATCATTTCCGCAAGGCCCTTCAATTACGGGGGTTGAAAACCAATGACGGGTTTGCCGGTATTTATGCTTATGACGGGCATCGTGCCTACCCAGAGTACCTCAGGCGCTTTGTGGATTGCATGGAAAGCCGGAATGGAATTCTAATGACCCATCCCGGTGAGAGCGAGGCCTGGCGGAAATGCGAATACAAAACGTTGCTTGAGTCTGACAATCTTCCGGGCCTGCTCAACCGGTTTGGCGGATAA
- a CDS encoding isoprenylcysteine carboxylmethyltransferase family protein: MRYRIRTSRLIVWPLAVGIILAGSQWEQQFVLRGLLFLIGCVFVSTAAIGRLWCSQYICAYKTKHLVTSGPYSLSRNPLYVFSSIGAVGLGFATETLTIPFVLALLFAVFYPKVIRDEETKLAELHGEPFKAYMASVPRFWPRNFKIVEPEEYIVSPVKFRHALLDAIWFVWILGIIQMAEALRNAGILPTLYKLY, translated from the coding sequence ATGCGCTACAGAATACGTACTTCACGACTAATTGTCTGGCCTCTCGCCGTGGGGATCATTCTCGCGGGCTCTCAATGGGAGCAGCAGTTTGTGTTGCGCGGCTTGCTCTTCCTGATCGGGTGTGTGTTTGTGAGTACGGCCGCCATCGGCCGGCTGTGGTGTTCCCAGTACATCTGCGCGTACAAGACCAAGCACCTGGTCACCAGCGGACCGTATTCCTTATCCCGGAATCCCCTGTATGTCTTCAGCTCCATCGGGGCGGTCGGGCTCGGGTTTGCCACCGAGACGCTCACCATTCCCTTTGTGTTGGCGCTCCTGTTTGCGGTGTTCTATCCGAAAGTCATCCGCGATGAGGAGACGAAGCTGGCCGAACTGCACGGGGAGCCCTTCAAGGCCTACATGGCCAGCGTGCCGCGCTTCTGGCCGCGCAACTTTAAGATTGTGGAACCTGAAGAGTATATCGTCTCGCCCGTCAAATTCCGGCATGCCTTGCTGGACGCGATCTGGTTCGTGTGGATTCTGGGAATCATCCAGATGGCTGAGGCCTTAAGGAACGCGGGCATCCTGCCCACGCTGTATAAACTTTACTGA
- a CDS encoding YdjY domain-containing protein → MMMRSQQWMGLLGAVWALNRMQVGAVAAPPVELTPREKALVSVQAFDAARLKQYGGQDNFMVRPGLLADKTGRIVRVSAESLRLEPGSPAEFPLVTATSGKDYEAHAVAFAAALDIHNALQFIGLKPGHGVDAGALQFWPRGDRVAVTFHYQDPTLTNQVHIPAARLTIDTRTGKTLPENGFVFTGSEWTEVTEPVTGRVYAADAFTPGCIVSHYNERTTVLDVPRRDAQSEVYSYQVPNPALRLPSNQVIEVTFEPYFKDGRAHDFDFVLTVGPGSGSNTADLAYTLQDAAGQPVNTNRTLSGVLDVLEGFSGIDQAAYLTFHPEESLTMVSLQKVARLLDKLDSEHGVRVDAPPPGHPYFRAFLPNEQHRKREARPALAAELILENGATGATGTLVLVSMEWKGDDSTPTFSETRLPVPTAAQLIPALTSKEDVPGVILAFVPPSMRYGAFREFVAPLLQRKTILYVFIEP, encoded by the coding sequence TCAGGCGTTCGATGCCGCCCGGCTGAAGCAGTATGGCGGGCAGGATAATTTTATGGTGCGTCCCGGATTGCTGGCTGACAAAACCGGCCGCATCGTCCGGGTGTCAGCGGAGTCGCTTAGGCTGGAGCCGGGCAGCCCGGCCGAGTTCCCGCTGGTGACCGCGACCAGCGGGAAGGATTACGAGGCGCATGCGGTGGCGTTCGCTGCCGCATTGGATATTCATAATGCCTTGCAGTTCATCGGGTTGAAACCAGGCCACGGGGTGGATGCGGGCGCTCTCCAGTTCTGGCCGAGGGGGGACCGCGTGGCCGTCACCTTCCATTACCAGGATCCCACCCTTACCAACCAGGTCCATATTCCGGCCGCTCGATTGACCATTGATACCCGCACGGGGAAAACGCTGCCTGAGAATGGCTTTGTGTTCACGGGGTCCGAGTGGACGGAGGTGACGGAGCCGGTCACCGGCCGGGTGTATGCCGCCGATGCGTTCACCCCGGGTTGCATTGTGTCGCATTACAATGAACGGACGACGGTGCTGGATGTGCCCCGCCGTGACGCCCAAAGTGAAGTCTATTCCTATCAAGTCCCCAATCCAGCCCTGCGGCTCCCTTCCAACCAGGTGATCGAGGTGACCTTTGAACCTTATTTCAAGGACGGGCGTGCACATGACTTTGATTTCGTATTGACGGTCGGCCCGGGCTCAGGAAGCAATACCGCGGATCTGGCTTACACGTTACAGGATGCGGCGGGACAGCCGGTGAATACGAACCGGACCCTCTCAGGGGTGCTCGATGTGCTCGAAGGCTTCTCCGGTATCGATCAGGCCGCGTATCTGACTTTCCATCCGGAGGAGTCCCTGACCATGGTATCCTTGCAGAAAGTGGCGAGGCTGCTGGATAAACTGGATTCGGAACATGGCGTCCGGGTGGATGCGCCGCCACCGGGTCATCCTTATTTCCGGGCCTTTCTTCCCAACGAACAGCATCGGAAACGGGAAGCCCGGCCGGCCCTGGCGGCAGAGTTGATTCTTGAAAACGGAGCCACAGGGGCCACGGGAACCCTGGTCCTGGTGAGTATGGAGTGGAAGGGGGACGACTCCACGCCCACCTTCAGCGAGACCCGTCTTCCCGTTCCAACGGCGGCTCAACTCATCCCTGCGTTGACGTCCAAAGAAGACGTGCCGGGGGTCATCCTGGCGTTTGTCCCCCCATCCATGAGGTACGGGGCGTTCCGCGAGTTCGTTGCCCCCCTGCTGCAGCGAAAAACGATCCTGTACGTGTTTATTGAGCCCTGA